A genomic segment from Equus przewalskii isolate Varuska chromosome X, EquPr2, whole genome shotgun sequence encodes:
- the TCEAL9 gene encoding transcription elongation factor A protein-like 9, whose translation MKPCQKIEGRPENESEPKTEEEPKPEEKPEEEEEPEEEEKTEGTFRERLIQSLQEFKEDIHNRHLSKEDMFREVNEIDEIRRVRNKLIVMRWKVNRNHPYPYLM comes from the coding sequence ATGAAACCCTGTCAAAAAATTGAAGGAAGACCAGAAAATGAGAGTGAACCAAAGACTGAGGAAGAGCCAAAGCCTGAGGAaaagccagaggaggaggaagagccagaggaggaggagaaaacagaaggaactTTTAGAGAAAGGCTGATTCAATCTCTCCAGGaatttaaagaagatatacacaacAGGCATTTAAGCAAGGAAGATATGTTtagagaagtaaatgaaatagacgAGATAAGGAGAGTAAGAAACAAACTTATAGTGATGCGTTGGAAGGTTAATCGAAACCATCCTTACCCCTATTTAATGTAG
- the BEX3 gene encoding protein BEX3 isoform X4 codes for MSDRALRAGAPRANRQRQRLVCACACAGGGGAFLQHWPPELGGELGSDAGPSRDRELQSDAAFRAVVTPVWVPAPRCPAHGGLASGPGKRSRKTTRKKKSLIMANIHQENEEMEQPMQNGEEDRPLAGGEGHQPAGNNRRGQARRLAPNFRWAIPNRQVNDGMGGDGDDMEMFMEEMREIRRKLRELQLRNCLRILMGELSNHHDHHDEFCLMP; via the exons ATGAGTGACAGGGCGCTGCGCGCTGGGGCCCCACGCGCtaacaggcagaggcagaggcttGTCTGTGCTTGTGCGTGTGCAGGAGGCGGGGGTGCGTTCCTGCAGCACTGGCCGCCGGAGTTGGGGGGCGAGCTCGGCAGTGACGCGGGGCCCTCACGTGACCGGGAGCTGCAGAGCGACGCAGCCTTCCGAGCAGTCGTCACTCCCGTCTGGGTACCAGCTCCCCGCTGCCCTGCGCACGGCGGGCTGGCATCGGGCCCGGGGAAGCGGAGCAG aaaaacaaccagaaaaaaaaaaagtctcatcaTGGCCAATATCCACCAGGAAAACGAAGAAATGGAGCAGCCCATGCAGAATGGAGAGGAAGACCGCCCTTTGGCAGGGGGCGAAGGCCACCAGCCTGCAGGAAATAACAGACGGGGACAGGCTCGCCGACTTGCCCCTAATTTCCGATGGGCCATACCCAATAGGCAGGTCAATGATGGGATGGGTGGAGATGGAGATGATATGGAAATGTTCATGGAGGAGATGAGAGAAATCAGGAGAAAACTTAGGGAGCTGCAGTTGAGGAATTGTCTGCGTATCCTTATGGGGGAGCTCTCTAATCACCATGACCATCATGATGAATTTTGCCTTATGCCTTAA
- the BEX3 gene encoding protein BEX3 isoform X1, protein MSDRALRAGAPRANRQRQRLVCACACAGGGGAFLQHWPPELGGELGSDAGPSRDRELQSDAAFRAVVTPVWVPAPRCPAHGGLASGPGKRSRSAGPSVKCRGGSLGARIGRRRRRQG, encoded by the exons ATGAGTGACAGGGCGCTGCGCGCTGGGGCCCCACGCGCtaacaggcagaggcagaggcttGTCTGTGCTTGTGCGTGTGCAGGAGGCGGGGGTGCGTTCCTGCAGCACTGGCCGCCGGAGTTGGGGGGCGAGCTCGGCAGTGACGCGGGGCCCTCACGTGACCGGGAGCTGCAGAGCGACGCAGCCTTCCGAGCAGTCGTCACTCCCGTCTGGGTACCAGCTCCCCGCTGCCCTGCGCACGGCGGGCTGGCATCGGGCCCGGGGAAGCGGAGCAG ATCTGCGGGTCCAAGTGTCAAGTGTCGCGGCGGCTCACTTGGGGCGAGAatcgggaggaggaggagacggcAAGGATAG
- the BEX3 gene encoding protein BEX3 isoform X3, producing MANIHQENEEMEQPMQNGEEDRPLAGGEGHQPAGNNRRGQARRLAPNFRWAIPNRQVNDGMGGDGDDMEMFMEEMREIRRKLRELQLRNCLRILMGELSNHHDHHDEFCLMP from the coding sequence aTGGCCAATATCCACCAGGAAAACGAAGAAATGGAGCAGCCCATGCAGAATGGAGAGGAAGACCGCCCTTTGGCAGGGGGCGAAGGCCACCAGCCTGCAGGAAATAACAGACGGGGACAGGCTCGCCGACTTGCCCCTAATTTCCGATGGGCCATACCCAATAGGCAGGTCAATGATGGGATGGGTGGAGATGGAGATGATATGGAAATGTTCATGGAGGAGATGAGAGAAATCAGGAGAAAACTTAGGGAGCTGCAGTTGAGGAATTGTCTGCGTATCCTTATGGGGGAGCTCTCTAATCACCATGACCATCATGATGAATTTTGCCTTATGCCTTAA
- the BEX3 gene encoding protein BEX3 isoform X2 produces MEQPMQNGEEDRPLAGGEGHQPAGNNRRGQARRLAPNFRWAIPNRQVNDGMGGDGDDMEMFMEEMREIRRKLRELQLRNCLRILMGELSNHHDHHDEFCLMP; encoded by the coding sequence ATGGAGCAGCCCATGCAGAATGGAGAGGAAGACCGCCCTTTGGCAGGGGGCGAAGGCCACCAGCCTGCAGGAAATAACAGACGGGGACAGGCTCGCCGACTTGCCCCTAATTTCCGATGGGCCATACCCAATAGGCAGGTCAATGATGGGATGGGTGGAGATGGAGATGATATGGAAATGTTCATGGAGGAGATGAGAGAAATCAGGAGAAAACTTAGGGAGCTGCAGTTGAGGAATTGTCTGCGTATCCTTATGGGGGAGCTCTCTAATCACCATGACCATCATGATGAATTTTGCCTTATGCCTTAA